In Anabaena sphaerica FACHB-251, a single window of DNA contains:
- the ltrA gene encoding group II intron reverse transcriptase/maturase, whose amino-acid sequence MTTELNLVDKWKSIPWRKLRKIVFRLQVRIFKAQKNGNVRLVRKLQKLLLSSKAAKLLAIRQVTQLNIGRKTAGVDGKKALEASQRLALFEVLVKNWKQWKHQPLKRVYIPKADGTKRGLGIPTISDRAYQCLIKYALEPSAEAMFNAHSYGFRPSRSCHDVQRQLFNNLNSSSNGIGKRILELDIEKCFDKIDHKFLMQSVQLPKAAKQGVFRAIKAGVRGEFPSSESGTPQGGVFSPLLANIVLHGLENVGHELRLKVRNGGRYVDTINGFRYADDVVFVLKPEDDPELLRKHIDSFLATRGLKVKEVKTKVVHSTDGFDFLGWNFCVKPNGKFISTPSQKATSGIKAKVKEVMKDSRFTLEQRIDKCGSVVRGWRNYHKFCDMSKHDLWTSRYWTWKFIRKQGRYNRYQTNKVIKIAFPSVSWSACNFVKVRGDKSPYDGDFVYWSKRENANYDGTTARLLKKQNHKCTHCNLSFISGDIAELHHIDGNHLNWKPLNLEVLHRECHQHQTIHGQMRVRTAG is encoded by the coding sequence ATGACAACGGAGTTAAATCTAGTTGATAAATGGAAATCGATTCCTTGGCGTAAGCTACGGAAAATCGTGTTTCGCCTACAAGTGAGAATATTTAAGGCTCAAAAGAACGGAAACGTGCGCCTTGTGCGTAAGCTTCAGAAACTTTTATTAAGCTCTAAAGCAGCTAAATTACTAGCCATTAGGCAAGTAACACAGTTAAACATTGGACGGAAAACCGCAGGGGTGGACGGAAAGAAAGCCCTCGAAGCCTCTCAAAGATTGGCACTATTTGAAGTGTTGGTCAAAAACTGGAAGCAATGGAAACACCAGCCTTTAAAGCGAGTGTATATCCCCAAAGCAGACGGAACAAAAAGAGGATTAGGAATTCCAACTATTAGCGATAGAGCCTATCAGTGTCTTATCAAATATGCCTTGGAACCATCAGCAGAAGCCATGTTCAACGCCCATTCATACGGGTTTCGACCAAGCAGAAGTTGTCACGATGTCCAGAGACAATTATTCAATAACCTAAACTCTAGTAGTAACGGGATAGGTAAAAGAATTTTAGAATTGGATATTGAAAAATGTTTTGACAAGATTGACCACAAATTTCTAATGCAATCTGTCCAACTACCAAAGGCAGCAAAACAAGGAGTTTTTCGGGCAATTAAAGCTGGAGTCAGAGGAGAGTTTCCTTCGTCAGAATCTGGTACGCCTCAAGGTGGAGTCTTCAGCCCATTATTAGCAAACATAGTCCTTCACGGATTAGAAAATGTTGGTCATGAATTAAGGCTAAAGGTCAGAAACGGAGGAAGATATGTAGACACGATTAATGGATTCCGTTATGCGGATGATGTCGTGTTCGTTTTAAAACCAGAAGACGACCCAGAACTCCTAAGAAAACACATTGATAGCTTCTTGGCAACGAGAGGTTTAAAAGTCAAAGAAGTCAAAACCAAAGTTGTACATAGTACCGATGGCTTCGACTTCCTGGGGTGGAACTTCTGTGTAAAACCCAATGGTAAATTCATTTCGACACCGAGCCAAAAAGCCACAAGTGGTATTAAGGCAAAAGTTAAAGAAGTGATGAAAGATAGTCGTTTCACCTTAGAGCAAAGAATCGATAAATGCGGTTCGGTTGTTCGAGGGTGGAGAAATTACCATAAATTCTGCGACATGAGCAAACATGACCTGTGGACATCACGCTACTGGACGTGGAAATTCATTCGTAAACAGGGAAGATACAACCGCTACCAAACCAATAAGGTTATAAAAATAGCGTTTCCTTCGGTCAGTTGGTCTGCGTGCAACTTTGTCAAAGTAAGGGGAGATAAATCACCCTACGACGGCGACTTTGTATACTGGTCAAAGCGAGAAAATGCTAATTATGATGGTACGACGGCACGTCTTCTCAAGAAGCAGAATCATAAATGCACACACTGCAACTTATCGTTCATTTCTGGCGACATCGCCGAACTACACCACATTGATGGCAACCATCTCAATTGGAAGCCATTAAACTTGGAGGTTCTGCATCGTGAATGTCACCAGCATCAGACCATACATGGTCAGATGAGAGTCCGAACAGCGGGGTAG
- a CDS encoding WD40 repeat domain-containing protein, translating to MQPGLNLLIQLVLEFAPVMVNIIQKQTEGNSKNQISQIPEVFQDFIQTVDNVTRLDITKTEFTQQQQLAIYHHATQLKIANQERETSIKLPEVHKILDSWPLRLYPSQILESSPNCKRVPLKVFLAAPQIQFDKFDFHNPKITEEIEPKLAEGLREFINNNYSLHHPERPIEFLAGAWDSKRFHSESSIKALFSGLKTQPTLILESEKDGDYLNFRIAYWGLGQENYYYKTIARLPYRQILQESAKNRAWEWRKIKNQLLALGEDLEVINNLGRERNLNLEILEKVEKWQSQGIDVSQLSLEYHIGHHDWEHLYQVLITCHCLVTAWVTDVYYLVNYDVNPLLPELLPSLLNDAVDLQSLQLIANSYKQVYQTLKNERRSRIPELALQLAQGLSHVPNSDWSQEQVDYSIDTWLEMRQVSTKEVIHPLQAMQLALKLEDETYISRLKEYFTGIGDGENLVYVESLLEKIAILKVNRSLEMLNLNHTLTGHSGKVYSVAISPDNEVLVSGCADKTINMWNLQTGKLIRTFTGNSGAISSVSVSPDGNFLAVGSCEHPQGNVKVWNLKTGKLIHTLLGHQKPVNVVAISPDAAILASGSHKIKIWSLQKGERICTLWHSSAVYAVAISPDGTILASGSSDHKIRLWNPCTGDPLRTIAGHLGEVTSIAISSNGEHLFSGSADSTIKIWQLSTGKLLKTLNGHTEKVKSIAVSPNCEFICSGSADSTIKMWDISTGEVLQTLTGHSGVVNSISLSADGKILASGSSDKTVKIWQVMK from the coding sequence ATGCAACCAGGCTTAAATTTACTCATTCAACTGGTGTTAGAGTTTGCACCCGTGATGGTAAATATCATCCAAAAGCAAACAGAAGGTAACTCAAAAAACCAAATTTCTCAAATTCCCGAAGTATTTCAAGATTTTATTCAAACTGTAGATAACGTTACACGATTAGATATTACTAAAACTGAATTTACCCAGCAACAACAATTAGCTATTTACCATCATGCAACACAATTAAAAATAGCTAATCAAGAGAGAGAAACATCTATTAAGTTACCAGAAGTACATAAAATTCTGGATAGCTGGCCTTTGCGATTGTATCCTTCACAAATTTTAGAATCTTCTCCCAACTGTAAACGTGTCCCACTCAAAGTTTTTCTGGCAGCACCACAAATACAGTTTGATAAATTTGATTTTCATAATCCAAAAATTACTGAGGAAATTGAGCCAAAATTGGCTGAGGGTTTGCGTGAGTTTATTAACAATAATTATTCTCTGCATCATCCAGAAAGACCAATAGAGTTTTTAGCTGGTGCTTGGGATAGTAAGCGGTTTCATAGTGAATCTAGTATTAAAGCTTTATTTAGTGGTTTAAAAACCCAACCTACTTTAATTTTAGAATCCGAAAAAGATGGAGATTATCTAAATTTCCGTATTGCTTATTGGGGATTAGGACAAGAGAATTATTACTATAAAACTATTGCTCGATTACCTTATCGGCAAATTTTACAAGAGTCTGCTAAAAATCGGGCTTGGGAATGGAGAAAGATTAAAAATCAACTTTTAGCACTAGGAGAAGATTTAGAAGTAATTAATAATTTAGGTAGAGAAAGAAACCTGAATTTGGAAATTTTAGAAAAGGTAGAAAAATGGCAATCTCAGGGAATTGATGTTAGTCAGTTATCTCTAGAATATCACATTGGTCATCATGATTGGGAGCATCTTTACCAGGTTTTAATTACTTGTCACTGTCTAGTTACTGCTTGGGTGACAGATGTTTATTATTTGGTTAATTATGATGTAAATCCATTGTTACCAGAATTGCTACCAAGTTTACTCAATGATGCGGTAGATTTACAATCATTACAGTTAATCGCTAATAGTTATAAACAAGTTTATCAAACTTTGAAAAATGAGCGACGTTCTAGAATTCCAGAGTTAGCTTTGCAATTAGCTCAAGGTTTATCTCATGTTCCTAATTCTGATTGGTCCCAGGAACAAGTTGATTACTCTATTGATACTTGGTTGGAAATGCGGCAAGTATCCACAAAAGAAGTAATTCATCCTTTACAAGCGATGCAATTAGCATTGAAGTTAGAAGATGAAACTTATATCAGCAGATTAAAAGAATATTTTACTGGAATTGGTGATGGTGAAAATCTTGTTTATGTGGAAAGTCTTTTAGAAAAAATAGCAATTCTTAAAGTCAACCGCAGTTTAGAAATGCTCAATCTTAACCATACTCTCACCGGACATTCTGGTAAAGTTTATTCTGTAGCCATAAGTCCTGATAATGAGGTTTTAGTTAGTGGCTGTGCAGACAAAACTATCAATATGTGGAATCTGCAAACTGGTAAATTAATTCGCACTTTTACAGGCAATTCTGGTGCTATTTCTTCTGTATCTGTCAGTCCTGATGGCAATTTTCTTGCTGTTGGCAGTTGCGAACATCCACAAGGTAATGTTAAGGTATGGAATTTAAAAACGGGTAAACTTATTCATACACTTTTAGGACATCAAAAACCTGTTAATGTAGTGGCTATAAGTCCAGATGCTGCAATTCTCGCTAGTGGTAGTCATAAAATCAAAATTTGGAGTTTACAAAAAGGAGAGAGGATTTGTACTTTATGGCATTCATCAGCAGTTTACGCGGTTGCCATAAGTCCAGACGGCACAATTCTCGCTAGTGGCAGTTCTGATCATAAAATTAGATTGTGGAACCCCTGCACAGGTGATCCTTTACGTACTATTGCTGGTCATTTAGGTGAAGTGACATCAATAGCTATAAGTTCAAATGGAGAACATTTGTTTAGTGGTAGTGCTGACTCTACAATTAAAATTTGGCAGTTAAGTACAGGTAAATTGCTAAAAACTTTAAATGGACATACAGAAAAAGTGAAATCTATTGCTGTGAGTCCAAATTGTGAATTTATCTGTAGTGGTAGTGCTGACTCTACTATTAAAATGTGGGATATTTCTACAGGTGAAGTTTTACAAACTCTGACTGGACATTCTGGGGTAGTAAATTCTATTTCTCTCAGTGCCGATGGTAAAATTCTCGCTAGTGGTAGTTCGGATAAAACGGTTAAAATTTGGCAGGTGATGAAATAG